Proteins from a single region of Oreochromis niloticus isolate F11D_XX linkage group LG7, O_niloticus_UMD_NMBU, whole genome shotgun sequence:
- the LOC100690199 gene encoding probable polypeptide N-acetylgalactosaminyltransferase 8, translated as MRGTWKKRTFFLLVTIVGLLFLGMFLKNGYQPGVDTDKDLDTPRMIRSFSNLEASISNLNDALRRFEKKQDVMQKMLEEDSDRHRKSAEVQKQAEKQKEGDANIQPQNEAAPMKKSEKLFPNSYLFKKWGANLSEDDQREAQSLYEKYGYNVFLSDRLPLDRPLPDTRDPRCLKKSYPKDLPSLSVVLIYLDEALSVLQRALRSIIDRTPKNLLKEIIMVDDNSSNENLKGDLDMYVKSLEQENPNLRIVRVRHSEQRGLAYARASGWRAATADVVAILDAHIEVHEMWAEPLLTQIKADRTVVVSPVFDKISFDDLKVTKYFASAHAFDWALWCMYESFTPEYYKLNDGSLPGKSPSVMGILVADRKFLGEIGGLDEGMKVYGGENVELGIRVWTCGGSVEVVPCSKIAHIERAHKPYMPDLRPVMKRNALRVAEIWMDEYKHNVNLAWNIPFENHGIDIGDISERKKLRERLNCKPFKWYLDNVYPKLDPWDNLLAYGGMKNLDADMCLDQGPVPGHTPIAYNCHYYVSQYTYYRGTGELYIGGIKSHKYNDNRCLADTGTEETEPGLYNCKEAIQKGMGIYWDFTQGKELKNRQTKRCLEIINQKLIIQECTGQRWQSQHITKRF; from the exons ATGAGGGGAACGTGGAAAAAGCGGACATTCTTTTTACTGGTGACCATAGTGGGCCTCCTCTTTTTGGGCATGTTTCTGAAGAACGGATACCAACCTGGTGTGGATACCGATAAAGATTTGGACACACCGCGTATGATCAGGAGTTTTTCCAACCTGGAGGCAAGCATCAGCAATCTAA ACGATGCACTCAGACGTTTTGAGAAAAAGCAGGATGTCATGCAGAAGATGTTAGAAGAAGACAGCGACAGACACAGAAAATCAGCAGAGGTCCAAAAGCAAGCAGAGAAGCAGAAGGAAGGTGATGCAAATATCCAACCCCAAAATGAGGCAGCTCCAATGAAAAAGTCTGAAAAACTGTTCCCCAACTCATACTTGTTCAAGAAGTGGGGAGCAAATCTCTCTGAGGATGACCAAAGAGAGGCTCAGAGCCTGTATGAGAAGTATGGGTACAATGTTTTTCTGAGCGACCGCCTCCCTCTGGATCGACCTCTTCCAGATACCAGAGATCCTCG GTGTTTGAAAAAGAGTTACCCCAAGGACCTGCCAAGTCTCAGTGTGGTGCTCATCTACCTGGATGAAGCCCTGTCTGTTCTCCAAAGAGCCCTGCGCAGCATCATCGACCGCACTCCTAAAAACCTGCTGAAGGAGATAATAATGGTGGATGACAATAGTTCTAATG AAAATCTGAAGGGTGACCTTGACATGTATGTGAAGTCGCTTGAGCAGGAGAACCCTAATCTCCGTATTGTGAGAGTGAGGCACAGCGAGCAGAGAGGTCTCGCTTATGCCAGAGCATCCGGGTGGAGGGCTGCTACTGCTGACGTGGTGGCCATCCTGGACGCACACATCGAAGTCCATGAGATGTG GGCTGAACCTCTGCTGACACAGATTAAAGCTGACAGAACTGTGGTGGTTTCCCCGGTGTTTGATAAAATCAGCTTTGATGATCTCAAGGTTACTAAATATTTTGCTTCTGCACACGCCTTCGACTGGGCTCTGTGGTGCATGTATGAGAGTTTTACACCCGAGTATtacaaacttaatgatggttcACTGCCTGGCAA GAGTCCATCTGTCATGGGGATCCTGGTTGCTGATAGAAAGTTTCTGGGGGAAATTGGAGGCCTTGATGAAGGAATGAAAGTGTATGGTGGAGAAAATGTTGAGCTGGGAATTCGT GTATGGACATGTGGAGGCAGTGTTGAAGTTGTTCCATGTTCCAAGATCGCCCACATCGAGAGGGCCCACAAGCCCTACATGCCTGACCTGAGACCTGTCATGAAGAGAAATGCCCTCAGAGTTGCAGAgatctggatggatgaatacAAGCACAACGTTAACTTGGCTTGGAACATCCCATTTGAG AATCATGGAATTGACATAGGCGACATTTCAGAGAGGAAGAAACTCAGAGAAAGGCTGAACTGTAAACCTTTCAAATGGTACCTGGATAATGTGTATCCAAAGCTGGATCCCTGGGACAACCTACTCGCATATGGAGGA ATGAAGAACCTTGATGCTGACATGTGCCTAGACCAAGGTCCAGTACCAGGTCACACACCGATTGCCTACAACTGCCACTATTATGTTTCTCAA TACACATATTATCGTGGAACGGGTGAGCTCTACATTGGTGGCATCAAGTCACATAAGTACAATGACAACCGATGTTTAGCTGACACAGGCACAGAAGAAACTGAGCCTGGCCTGTACAACTGTAAGGAGGCTATTCAGAAAGGAATGGGGATATACTGGGACTTCACTCAG ggCAAAGAACTgaagaacagacagacaaagagaTGCCTGGAAATTATAAACCAGAAGCTTATAATACAGGAATGTACAGGTCAAAGATGGCAAAGTCAACACATAACCAAACGCTTTTAA